In one Phaseolus vulgaris cultivar G19833 unplaced genomic scaffold, P. vulgaris v2.0 scaffold_1128, whole genome shotgun sequence genomic region, the following are encoded:
- the LOC137817758 gene encoding uncharacterized protein, which translates to APPCSSNEVEENLSYPTSYMGNTDVFEMINLPDLIKPNYPQLKNDYLSAVEVEATPLHTVPSFESSSGYNFPLLPDPLMDFPVFPEYQDLVPESFGPNFMEGFEENKCSECVCSQKLETGLLPTLGLEENSQITTSNGLFKDFPNEIFEYFEHNPTPTEQ; encoded by the coding sequence GCTCCTCCATGCAGTTCAAATGAGGTGGAGGAAAACCTTTCTTACCCTACTTCCTACATGGGAAACACTGATGTGTTCGAGATGATCAACCTTCCAGATTTGATAAAGCCAAACTATCCGCAGTTGAAAAATGATTACTTGAGTGCAGTTGAGGTTGAGGCCACCCCACTTCACACAGTACCATCGTTTGAGTCTTCATCGGGGTATAACTTCCCTCTACTCCCTGATCCACTAATGGACTTTCCAGTGTTCCCAGAGTACCAGGACCTTGTTCCAGAGTCCTTTGGTCCAAATTTTATGGAAGGGTTCGAGGAGAATAAATGTTCAGAATGTGTGTGCAGCCAGAAGCTTGAGACTGGGTTGTTGCCAACTCTTGGATTGGAGGAAAATTCTCAAATTACAACTTCAAATGGCTTATTTAAGGACTTCCCAAATGAGATTTTTGAATACTTTGAGCACAATCCAACCCCAACAGAACAATGA